A genomic segment from Corythoichthys intestinalis isolate RoL2023-P3 chromosome 2, ASM3026506v1, whole genome shotgun sequence encodes:
- the f2 gene encoding prothrombin translates to MVGRVAALFLFLLHNCLTEHVFLDSQRASEVLIRMRRANQLFEEVKPGNLERECVEEICDHEEAREVFEQPDKTKDFWEKYIDCKGTTLDRTLANVGIIRDCIAGQCISGKGMKYEGDIFITKSGKRCQRWRDGFPHPIIREFNASEPGSILKENYCRNPDGQDEGPWCFTQDPTVPKETCSVPICGIPFVPPTEPPIPKQPSNCLIENGIDYNGDLSVTLGGHTCLPWSLPEVQKLSQDKDFLPEVSLDSNKCRNPDNDSEGPWCYVRISGNVTLDYCDLHLCEEELRNLDSPDVSDGRERSVHGPAKKVFFNPRTFGQGETLCGERPMFEKLGKEDGNEKELEESYRQQRIVGGTDAEVASAPWQVMLYKRSPQELLCGASLISDQWILTAAHCILYPPWNKNFTTNDILVRLGKHNRAKFERNIERIVAIDKIIVHPKYDWKVNLNRDIALLHMRRPIIFTNQIHPVCLPNKKVAKMLMTAGFKGRVTGWGNLKEAWTPSGRALPTVLQQIHLPIADQSTCKSSTSVRITDNMFCAGYRPEDTERGDACEGDSGGPFVMKHPSEKRWYQIGIVSWGEGCDRDGKYGFFTHVFRMSRWMRKVIENSDGDE, encoded by the exons CGAGCAAACCAGCTGTTTGAAGAGGTAAAACCAG GGAACCTGGAGAGAGAATGTGTGGAGGAAATTTGCGACCACGAAGAGGCCCGAGAGGTGTTCGAACAGCCTGATAAAACA AAAGACTTCTGGGAGAAATAcatag ACTGCAAAGGGACAACGCTGGACCGAACACTGGCCAATGTAGGGATCATCCGGGATTGTATAGCAG GTCAGTGCATTTCCGGCAAAGGAATGAAATATGAAGGAGATATCTTCATCACAAAATCTGGTAAACGCTGTCAAAGATGGAGAGATGGCTTCCCGCATCCCATAATTAG GGAGTTCAATGCTTCAGAACCAGGCAGCATCCTAAAAGAAAATTACTGTCGAAACCCGGACGGCCAAGATGAAGGACCTTGGTGTTTCACTCAGGACCCGACGGTCCCGAAGGAGACCTGCAGTGTCCCAATATGTG GGATACCCTTTGTTCCACCGACTGAGCCTCCGATACCAAAACAGCCGAGCAATTGCTTAATAGAAAATGGTATAGACTACAATGGTGACCTGTCTGTTACCCTTGGGGGTCACACCTGCCTGCCCTGGTCCCTTCCAGAAGTTCAGAAGCTTAGCCAGGACAAGGATTTTTTACCTGAAGTTAGTCTAGATAGTAACAAGTGTCGTAACCCTGACAATGACTCAGAGGGCCCATGGTGCTATGTGCGGATATCTGGGAATGTGACATTGGATTACTGCGACCTCCATCTATGTG AGGAGGAGCTGCGCAATCTCGACTCACCGGACGTGTCTGATGGCCGCGAGCGCTCTGTCCACGGACCCGCCAAGaaggttttttttaaccctcgGACTTTTGGACAAGGAGAAACCT TGTGTGGTGAGCGGCCAATGTTTGAGAAGTTGGGCAAGGAGGATGGCAATGAGAAGGAGCTGGAGGAGTCATACCGACAACAGCGTATAGTTGGGGGCACTGATGCCGAGGTGGCCTCTGCTCCATG GCAGGTGATGTTATACAAACGAAGCCCTCAGGAGCTCCTGTGCGGCGCCAGCCTCATCAGTGACCAATGGATCCTCACGGCAGCTCATTGCATTTTATACCCACCCTGGAACAAGAACTTCACCACCAATGACATCTTGGTGCGCCTTGGCAAACACAACAGAGCAAA GTTTGAACGTAACATTGAAAGGATCGTAGCGATCGACAAAATAATCGTCCACCCAAAGTATGACTGGAAAGTGAATCTGAACCGAGACATCGCATTACTGCATATGAGGCGGCCGATTATCTTCACCAACCAGATCCACCCTGTTTGCCTGCCCAACAAAAAGGTTGCCAAAAT GCTAATGACTGCAGGATTCAAAGGTCGAGTGACCGGCTGGGGAAACTTGAAGGAAGCCTGGACCCCATCTGGGAGAGCTTTACCTACAGTTCTTCAGCAAATCCATCTGCCCATTGCAGATCAAAGTACCTGCAAAAGCTCCACCTCAGTCAGGATCACTGACAACATGTTCTGTGCTG GATATAGACCAGAAGACACAGAACGAGGTGATGCTTGCGAGGGAGACAGCGGTGGACCATTTGTGATGAAG catccgtcAGAGAAACGCTGGTACCAGATTGGCATTGTATCTTGGGGTGAAGGCTGCGACCGCGATGGAAAGTACGGCTTCTTCACGCATGTTTTCAGGATGAGCAGGTGGATGAGGAAAGTCATTGAAAACTCTGATGGTGATGAATAG
- the LOC130911926 gene encoding oocyte zinc finger protein XlCOF6-like, translated as MASSLPLSSLRLLVPPLRLLMGAMWEVARQQNVKHYGILEDFVCLMTEEVPQLLTDKQRSLLLLALRVKVSLYDADTQIDQKLYQDSTDANSSPLKTGSGIADCDSILATLTDKASPVDKQCLLQNVFNQTFDEALQNLLSDFLARLEQLFPVPDFKQSASLLSAFPAAGLVDCLSLTDKEDLKMLLTNPSCRLGQVTPTVDCDTEKILHSAWSHPLVKKLTNPEPTHLSAQVQSDSDTDIENPTLHVDAEVTVMTECEKEETEKGQVPSPGEPKSNRGSAVESFTHVNLEADRVTDSVEIQSKPILDQLRSDPVNSISQIPQRLAHKCPQCGKYFIYRSQVIRHLRTAKSCGSTLATTIRARQAETHAGDEEELPSSEAQNKHRHLSRSHLCFQCDGIFATKGELMTHQRIHRACPVFRCGQCDKEFRHLSTLTNHKQTHCNSSGFICSHCGKEFASAKERDTHRLRHRPLDLTCAACSQTFTSQSQLLRHQQTHLVEGAEQSYRCRFCEQTFSGVTLLRIHQRSHTARSHQCDKCDKTYASLTGLQSHRASHNGNSRFLCPQCGKCFKTRDGLECHLRTHSGERPYRCPYCSKDFTALAGLNVHVRQHTGERPYVCTVCGKGWPSGGDLQKHMRVHTGERPYTCEECGKSFSISCHLNEHRRIHTGEKPFSCPECGKCLRRKFDLKKHLLSHSKNRPYPCSSCPKSYTRRTHLARHLLTHGSTGGETKVFLLSSWGR; from the exons ATGG CTTCCTCACTCCCCTTGTCCTCGCTGCGTCTGCTCGTCCCCCCTCTTCGTCTGCTGATGGGGGCCATGTGGGAAGTGGCACGGCAGCAGAATGTCAAGCATTATGGGATTCTGGAAGATTTTGTGTGTCTGATGACCGAGGAAGTTCCCCAGTTGCTGACAGATAAGCAGAGAAGCCTGCTGCTGCTTGCACTGAGAGTCAAG gTAAGCCTTTATGATGCTGACACACAGATTGACCAGAAACTCTACCAGGACAGTACTGATGCCAACTCATCACCG CTCAAGACAGGATCAGGGATTGCCGACTGTGATTCAATTCTAGCTACTCTCACCGATAAAGCCAGTCCAGTTGATAAACAGTGCCTCCTGCAG AATGTGTTCAACCAGACGTTTGATGAGGCTCTCCAAAATCTCCTCTCTGACTTCCTGGCTAGGCTCGAACAGCTTTTTCCTGTCCCTGACTTCAAACAG tctgcatcattgctcagcgctttccCTGCTGCTGGGCTGGTTGATTGTCTCAGTCTGACTGACAAGGAGGACTTGAAAATGCTACTGACTAATCCGAGTTGTCGCCTGGGTCAAGTCACACCTACGG TTGATTGTGACACAGAGAAGATCCTCCACTCTGCCTGGTCCCACCCCCTAGTCAAAAAGCTGACCAATCCTGAGCCCACTCACCTCAGTGCTCAAGTCCAATCAGATTCCGACACGGACATTGAAAATCCCACCCTGCATGTAGACGCGGAGGTAACTGTGATGACGGAATGTGAAAAAGAAGAAACCGAGAAAGGCCAGGTGCCATCCCCGGGTGAACCCAAGTCCAACCGTGGCTCAGCTGTGGAATCCTTCACGCACGTGAACCTAGAGGCAGACAG AGTGACGGACTCTGTTGAAATCCAATCAAAACCTATTTTGGATCAACTGCGCTCTGACCCTGTAAACAGTATTTCCCAAATTCCTCAGCGATTGGCCCACAAATGTCCTCAGTGTGGGAAGTATTTCATCTACCGCTCTCAG GTAATTCGTCACCTGCGCACAGCTAAGTCTTGCGGCTCCACTTTAGCCACGACTATAAGAGCTCGGCAGGCTGAAACACATGCTGGTGATGAGGAGGAGCTCCCCTCTTCAGAAGCCCAAAACAAACACCGGCACCTAAGCAGAAGCCACCTGTGTTTCCAATGCGACGGTATCTTCGCTACCAAAGGCGAGCTAATGACGCACCAGCGCATCCACCGCGCCTGCCCCGTTTTTCGTTGCGGCCAGTGCGACAAGGAGTTCCGCCACCTGTCCACTTTGACCAATCACAAGCAGACACACTGCAACAGCAGCGGGTTCATCTGCAGCCATTGTGGAAAAGAGTTTGCGTCGGCCAAGGAGCGAGACACCCACCGCCTGCGGCACCGGCCGCTTGATCTGACCTGCGCCGCGTGCTCGCAGACTTTCACTTCGCAGTCACAGCTGCTGCGACATCAACAGACGCATTTGGTGGAGGGTGCCGAGCAGTCCTATCGTTGTCGTTTCTGTGAACAGACCTTCTCAG GTGTGACTCTGCTCCGTATTCACCAGCGCTCCCACACAGCCCGTTCGCACCAGTGCGACAAGTGTGACAAGACGTACGCCTCGCTCACTGGCCTCCAGTCCCACCGAGCCAGTCACAACGGCAACAGTCGCTTCCTTTGCCCCCAATGCGGAAAGTGCTTCAAAACACGCGACGGGCTGGAGTGCCACCTGAGGACGCACAGCGGCGAGCGCCCGTACCGCTGCCCTTACTGTTCCAAAGATTTCACCGCTCTCGCCGGCCTCAACGTGCACGTTCGGCAACACACGGGGGAGCGGCCGTACGTGTGCACGGTTTGCGGCAAAGGCTGGCCGTCCGGAGGCGACCTGCAGAAACACATGAGGGTTCACACAGGCGAGCGTCCGTACACTTGCGAGGAGTGTGGAAAGTCCTTCTCCATCTCCTGCCACCTGAACGAACATCGTCGCATCCACACCG GCGAGAAGCCCTTTTCCTGTCCCGAATGTGGAAAATGCTTACGGAGGAAGTTCGACCTGAAGAAACACTTGTTGTCTCACAGCAAAAATCGTCCTTATCCCTGTTCATCCTGTCCCAAGAGCTACACTCGCAGGACGCACCTTGCAAGACACTTGTTGACACATGGTTCGACTGGCGGCGAAACGAAG
- the si:ch211-207l14.1 gene encoding uncharacterized protein si:ch211-207l14.1, translating to MDSEEEGEVFSEDQNPVIAEEGEEEEEEGDEEEDAKIFNAWMQQYRGGEHQKTKDEEQDEEGKKGRPESRTSLESAARLQTKRRSSLPCLSTLSSMQLARLHSSTRAPVTAKTLLRRSSSRRLLPSQQEGAACPPATERRPSLIPTIPEAVTPEKKTQFRRRNVMSLSDAYSMCLICHNDLKQGSGGIRELQCTHTFHRECIEEWLWRKQSCPTCHVQVLTPQQAAYWSSTRVIVP from the exons ATGGATTCTGAAGAAGAAGGTGAAGTCTTTTCAGAAGACCAGAACCCTGTGATTGCAGAGGAGGgagaagaagaggaggaagaggGGGACGAGGAGGAGGATGCCAAGATTTTCAATGCCTGGATGCAGCAGTACAGAGGTGGCGAGCATCAGAAAACAAAGGATGAGGAACAAgatgaggagggaaaaaaaggaagacCTGAGAGTAGAACCAGCTTAGAGTCTGCAGCACGACTTCAAACCAAGCGCAGATCGTCGCTGCCGTGTCTG TCGACTCTTTCGAGCATGCAGCTGGCTCGTCTCCATTCCTCTACCCGAGCTCCCGTGACCGCCAAGACTCTACTGCGACGTTCCTCTTCTCGTCGCCTGCTGCCATCGCAGCAGGAGGGTGCCGCGTGTCCTCCCGCCACTGAGCGCAGACCCTCTCTCATTCCTACAATCCCGGAGGCCGTTACACCTGAGAAAAAGACTCAGTTCAGGAGGCGCAACGTTATGTCTCTG AGCGATGCATACAGCATGTGTCTGATTTGCCACAACGACCTGAAACAAGGATCTGGTGGAATCCGAGAGCTGCAGTGTACGCACACCTTCCACCGAGAG TGTATCGAGGAATGGTTATGGAGGAAGCAGTCGTGTCCTACATGTCACGTCCAAGTGCTCACACCACAACAGGCCGCTTACTGGAGCTCTACCAGAGTGATAGTTCCTTGA